A single region of the Gorilla gorilla gorilla isolate KB3781 chromosome 1, NHGRI_mGorGor1-v2.1_pri, whole genome shotgun sequence genome encodes:
- the LOC101151968 gene encoding late cornified envelope protein 2C-like, with the protein MSCQQNQQQCQPPPKCPPKCTPKCPPKCPPKCPPQCPAPCSPAVSSCCGPSSGGCCGPSSGGCCNSGGGGCSLSHHRPHLFHRRRHQSHDCCESEPSGGSGCCHSSGGCC; encoded by the coding sequence ATGTCTTGCCAGCAAAACCAGCAGCAGTGCCAGCCCCCTCCCAAGTGTCCTCCCAAGTGTACCCCAAAATGTCCACCTAAGTGTCCCCCTAAATGCCCACCCCAGTGCCCAGCTCCATGTTCTCCTGCAGTCTCTTcttgctgtggtcccagctctgggggatgctgtggtcccagctctggGGGCTGCTGCAACTCTGGGGGTGGTGGCTGCTCCCTGAGCCACCACAGGCCCCATCTCTTCCACCGGCGCCGGCACCAGAGCCATGATTGCTGTGAGAGTGAACCTTCCGGGGGCTCTGGCTGCTGCCACAGCTCTGGGGGCTGCTGCTGA
- the LOC101151609 gene encoding late cornified envelope protein 2C, with the protein MSCQQNQQQCQPPPKCPPKCTPKCPPKCPPKCPPQCPAPCSPAVSSCCGPSSGGCCGPSSGGCCSSGGGGCSLSHHRPHLFHRRRHQSPDCCESETSGGSGCCHSSGGCC; encoded by the coding sequence ATGTCTTGCCAGCAAAACCAGCAGCAGTGCCAGCCCCCTCCCAAGTGTCCTCCCAAGTGTACCCCAAAATGTCCACCTAAGTGTCCTCCCAAATGtccaccacagtgcccagctccATGTTCTCCTGCAGTCTCATcttgctgtggtcccagctctggGGGCTGCTGTGGTCCGAGCTCTGGGGGCTGCTGCAGCTCTGGGGGTGGTGGCTGCTCCCTGAGCCACCACAGGCCCCATCTCTTCCACCGGCGCCGGCACCAGAGCCCCGACTGCTGTGAGAGTGAAACTTCTGGGGGCTCTGGCTGCTGCCACAGCTCTGGGGGCTGCTGCTGA
- the LCE2D gene encoding late cornified envelope protein 2D, whose translation MSCQQNQQQCQPPPKCPPKCTPKCPPKCPPKCPPQCPAPCSPAVSSCCGPSPGGCCGPSSGGCCSSGVGGCCLSHHRPRLFHRRRHQSPDCCESEPSGASGCCHSSGSCC comes from the coding sequence ATGTCTTGCCAGCAAAACCAGCAGCAGTGCCAGCCCCCTCCCAAATGTCCTCCCAAGTGTACCCCAAAATGTCCACCTAAGTGTCCCCCCAAATGcccaccacagtgcccagctccATGTTCCCCTGCAGTCTCTTCCTGCTGTGGTCCCAGCCCTGGGGgctgctgtggtcccagctctggGGGCTGCTGCAGCTCTGGGGTTGGTGGCTGCTGCCTGAGCCACCACAGGCCCCGTCTGTTCCACCGGCGCCGGCACCAGAGCCCCGATTGCTGTGAGAGTGAACCTTCCGGGGCCTCTGGCTGCTGCCACAGCTCTGGGAGCTGCTGCTGA